A genomic stretch from Halopiger aswanensis includes:
- a CDS encoding DUF6653 family protein, whose protein sequence is MSTRDGDDASARSTRLERFKGAFWERHANPKSGWSRVLLGLFVPVALYRRDWRLLGAVAAGLAVNPIFFARPNPDTESWMTRGVRAERWWIDGENGTVGLDWPNVLNAANVPLYGYALYAAYKRRPIRAAVTYALSMACKFAWIEAIARRYDRRDDAV, encoded by the coding sequence ATGTCGACTCGAGACGGCGACGACGCGTCGGCCCGGAGCACGCGACTCGAGCGCTTCAAAGGCGCGTTCTGGGAACGCCACGCGAACCCGAAAAGCGGCTGGTCGCGGGTGCTGCTCGGCCTGTTCGTGCCGGTCGCGCTCTACCGACGGGACTGGCGCTTGCTCGGTGCGGTAGCGGCCGGCCTCGCGGTCAACCCGATCTTCTTCGCCAGACCGAATCCGGACACGGAGAGCTGGATGACCCGGGGCGTCCGGGCCGAACGGTGGTGGATCGACGGCGAGAACGGCACGGTCGGCCTCGACTGGCCGAACGTCCTCAACGCGGCGAACGTGCCGCTGTACGGCTACGCCCTGTACGCGGCGTACAAACGTCGCCCGATTCGTGCGGCCGTCACCTACGCCCTCTCGATGGCCTGCAAGTTCGCGTGGATCGAAGCGATCGCGCGGCGGTACGACCGCCGCGACGATGCGGTATAA
- the hjc gene encoding Holliday junction resolvase Hjc, with amino-acid sequence MSQAKGDRRERELVNELDEAGFAVMRAPASGSATERELPDVLAGDGEQFYAIEAKSSSGDPIYLTGEEVEALIYFAQNFGAKPRIGVRFDREDWYFFHPGDLYVTDGGNYRVKKETAVADGTDFAEFVGESEKVTLEEVGDDEDDGPDEDVLRVLNAVKQGVIDVEEAAEALE; translated from the coding sequence ATGTCCCAGGCGAAGGGTGACCGTCGCGAACGCGAACTCGTCAACGAACTCGACGAGGCCGGCTTCGCGGTGATGCGCGCCCCCGCGAGCGGTTCGGCGACCGAACGCGAACTCCCCGACGTGCTCGCCGGCGACGGCGAGCAGTTCTACGCGATCGAGGCGAAATCGAGCTCCGGCGACCCCATCTACCTCACCGGCGAAGAAGTGGAAGCGCTGATCTACTTCGCGCAAAATTTCGGCGCGAAACCCCGCATCGGCGTCCGCTTCGACCGCGAGGACTGGTACTTCTTCCACCCCGGCGACCTCTACGTCACCGACGGCGGCAACTACCGCGTCAAGAAGGAGACGGCCGTCGCCGACGGCACCGACTTCGCCGAGTTCGTCGGGGAGTCCGAGAAGGTCACCCTCGAGGAGGTCGGCGACGACGAGGACGACGGCCCGGACGAGGACGTGCTTCGCGTACTCAACGCCGTCAAGCAGGGCGTGATAGACGTCGAGGAGGCGGCCGAGGCGCTCGAATAG
- a CDS encoding CPBP family intramembrane glutamic endopeptidase, producing the protein METPARDRRDDAPLRSTLVAIGLTIFGVLVAPNVTTLPAFLLDPALIEGPAEASIAGRTALLTLNFVGMFLAGAIYLVVTDRGWSYVDLRMPSKRGWMYVGAGIASMIAFYILVNIVVTVLSLPSAENEVMRYIEDDQTMVLIMIGIVFFFNAPAEEFLFRNIVQKRLYDAFSRTQAIVIASAIFALIHFASYAVSSDSLLATTVPIVTVFGGALIFGYLYAKSENLLVPIAAHATFNGIQFALFYIALEYELEEAAPTGEAAAAALEVVPALPL; encoded by the coding sequence ATGGAAACACCCGCTCGCGACCGTCGCGACGACGCGCCGCTGCGGTCGACGCTCGTCGCCATCGGCCTGACGATCTTCGGCGTCCTCGTCGCGCCGAACGTCACGACGCTGCCCGCATTCTTGCTCGATCCGGCGCTGATCGAGGGGCCGGCGGAGGCGTCGATCGCCGGCCGCACGGCGCTTCTGACGCTGAACTTCGTCGGGATGTTCCTGGCCGGGGCCATCTATCTGGTCGTTACCGACCGCGGCTGGTCGTACGTCGACCTCCGCATGCCCTCGAAACGGGGCTGGATGTACGTCGGCGCGGGGATCGCCAGCATGATCGCGTTCTACATCCTCGTCAACATCGTCGTTACCGTCCTGTCGCTGCCGTCCGCGGAGAACGAGGTGATGCGGTACATCGAGGACGATCAGACGATGGTCCTGATCATGATCGGCATCGTCTTCTTCTTCAACGCGCCGGCCGAGGAGTTCCTCTTCCGGAACATCGTCCAGAAGCGCCTCTACGATGCGTTCAGTCGGACGCAGGCGATCGTCATCGCCAGCGCGATCTTCGCGCTCATCCACTTCGCCTCCTACGCCGTCAGTTCCGACTCGCTGCTGGCAACCACGGTCCCGATCGTGACCGTCTTCGGCGGCGCGCTCATCTTCGGCTACCTCTACGCGAAAAGCGAGAACCTCCTCGTCCCGATCGCCGCCCACGCCACGTTCAACGGCATCCAGTTCGCCCTGTTCTACATCGCCCTCGAGTACGAGCTCGAGGAGGCGGCACCGACGGGCGAGGCGGCCGCTGCGGCGCTCGAGGTCGTTCCAGCGTTGCCGCTATAG
- a CDS encoding PAS domain S-box protein produces the protein MTEARPRADDLERREIYRVIAIVAGVLGLVAAGTGHGAGVELLPVPGVLGLAARDESDRTTVERLANEVEAYVDRLDITDRGTDPVTEVPAGPELGLEGEPESEPESESDSDPGSESASASEPEPQDRGSHDRNDEVERLAAAVDDLTSAVERRERHLAESERYRTELYRITSDSAASGDEKIRRVLELGCERLDVEAGFVSRIDPERDRYTVQFARGSDLVQEAEESDLSTMYCRHTIDSDDLLEIYNAPAEGYEDDPAYAELGIGCYLGGRVEVDGDPYGTLCFVDREPHTEPFTGPERTFVDLMTRWVSHELDRRAYERELERQRAFTDDLLDALDDIFYVVDADGTLRRWNDALADVTGYSHAEIAAGDERLYFDEDALATIDASVSETFETGKTRVEAPLTTKDGERIPHEFVASVIEDPDGNPIEVGIARDISERKRYERDLERTAQLLEQAQRLTSVGAWELDARGESPAVQWTHETGRIHGFDPNGGDRDIDLEDALTYYHPDDRPRIREALDRALERGEPYELELRMRTAADEQQWVRTIGEPIYDDGAPADSEAEAEIVGVRGSIQEITERKERERELRETNERLNAIIEASPAALIALDREENVTLWNPAAERIFGWSESEVRDGSLPIVPDDRTDHRPLFERVLEGETVAGLETKRRRKDGTVIDVSFSAAPIHNAEGEIVGTMGALEDITDRKERERRLETTTARLEALFEDSPDIINVLDAAGTIVESNRRFSDELGYDEGDLLGTKIWEHDELFDADGVRAVLEEMAVGERRKFEGRFRRRDGSTFPIEVHLIRLDLESENRFLGICRDITERKRREQDLRETKRRLELALEGTNTGLWEWNVDTDEIEWSATLERLVGLEPGEFGGTYEAFKRRVHPDDVDRVEGALDTAVEERELYRIEFRMQHEDGDWVWIGARGRLVSEMGGRRMIGILNDVTERIEYERELERMTHLLERVQRMANIGGWELDVTDEPQLAIWSDELYRLHDLPRDVDPDFETALACYHPEDRPLVREELERALETETAYELEARIRTDAGENKWVRAIGEPIHENGDLVAYRGALQDITAQKERERTLESLTETARRLLNATTEPAVAELAAETATELLDAASAGVYLLDSETNRFEPVASAGHFADRTGGAPSVAVGGDSLLWNTYVTGTQTVVDAGSSADGTPLFGDDASSGLLVPLGEHGVFVLLAPPAAIDDETRRLFETLVATVEAAFDRLESEASLRERDAELEARNRRLRRQIAITDLIRRIDRSLIGAESRAEIERTVPERLVEADDIAFAWIGATDPGETTLEPRSWAGTSPEYLDAVSLELSSGTEPAVRTARTETPTVVENVVDDLQEGAWRTTALNEGLQSAIAVPLEFEEYGYGVLAVYADEPDAFTDLERTVFEELGEGIANAINAVQTREALHAESVVELTLEFADADDVLSRIAEGADAGVTYEGLSTSSEEEALLFFTVERPGIDDDDAAENGDTEDAASVVRDVLEDLVAVTDYRVITETDDGWLVEATAAGDVLASRLVRHGASPRSIEADGDRTVVTADVPPGTDVREFVEMLADRYPSVDLRSQRHVQRDTHTRRELVASLLEPLTERQLEVLRTAYFAGFFEWPRESTGEEVAALLDVTQPTVNRHLRLAQQRLLSQLFETEARPFGDET, from the coding sequence ATGACCGAGGCTCGGCCTCGCGCGGACGATCTCGAGCGGCGGGAGATCTACCGCGTGATCGCCATCGTCGCGGGCGTACTCGGACTGGTCGCCGCAGGCACCGGCCACGGCGCCGGGGTCGAACTGCTCCCCGTGCCCGGCGTCCTGGGACTGGCCGCTCGAGACGAATCGGACCGAACGACCGTCGAGCGACTCGCGAACGAGGTCGAAGCGTACGTCGACCGACTCGACATCACCGACCGCGGTACCGATCCGGTCACGGAGGTCCCGGCCGGGCCCGAACTCGGTCTCGAGGGGGAACCGGAGTCTGAGCCCGAGTCCGAATCGGACTCCGACCCCGGATCCGAATCCGCATCCGCATCCGAACCCGAACCACAGGATCGGGGCTCCCACGACCGAAACGACGAGGTCGAGCGCCTCGCGGCGGCCGTCGACGACCTAACGAGCGCGGTCGAACGGCGCGAACGGCACCTCGCCGAGAGCGAACGCTACCGAACGGAACTGTACCGGATCACGTCGGACTCGGCCGCGAGCGGCGACGAGAAGATCCGACGCGTGCTCGAGCTCGGCTGCGAGCGCCTGGACGTCGAGGCGGGGTTCGTCTCCCGCATCGATCCCGAGCGCGACCGGTATACGGTGCAGTTCGCCCGCGGGAGCGACCTCGTGCAGGAAGCCGAGGAGAGCGATCTGTCGACGATGTACTGTCGGCACACGATCGATTCCGACGACCTCCTCGAGATCTACAACGCGCCAGCGGAGGGGTACGAGGACGATCCGGCTTACGCGGAGCTGGGCATCGGCTGTTACCTCGGCGGGCGGGTCGAGGTCGACGGCGACCCGTACGGCACCCTCTGCTTCGTCGATCGTGAGCCGCACACTGAGCCGTTTACGGGGCCGGAGCGGACGTTCGTCGATCTCATGACGCGGTGGGTGAGCCACGAACTGGACCGGCGGGCCTACGAACGCGAACTCGAGCGCCAGCGCGCGTTCACCGACGACCTGCTCGACGCGCTGGACGACATCTTTTACGTCGTCGACGCGGACGGGACGCTCCGGCGCTGGAACGACGCGCTCGCCGACGTGACCGGCTACTCTCACGCCGAGATCGCGGCGGGGGACGAACGGCTGTACTTCGACGAGGATGCATTGGCGACGATCGACGCGTCAGTCTCGGAGACCTTCGAGACGGGCAAAACTCGCGTCGAGGCGCCGTTGACGACCAAAGACGGCGAGCGCATTCCCCACGAGTTCGTCGCGTCCGTGATCGAGGACCCGGACGGAAACCCGATCGAGGTCGGCATCGCCCGGGATATCTCCGAGCGCAAGCGCTACGAGCGCGACCTCGAGCGGACCGCACAACTCCTCGAGCAGGCCCAGCGACTGACGAGCGTCGGCGCCTGGGAACTGGACGCCCGCGGCGAGTCGCCCGCGGTCCAGTGGACCCACGAGACGGGCCGTATCCACGGATTCGACCCGAACGGCGGCGATCGCGACATCGATCTCGAGGACGCGCTCACGTACTACCACCCGGACGATCGGCCGCGGATCCGCGAGGCGCTCGACCGAGCCCTCGAGCGGGGAGAGCCGTACGAACTCGAGTTGCGGATGCGAACGGCGGCGGACGAGCAACAGTGGGTTCGGACGATCGGCGAGCCGATCTACGACGACGGCGCCCCGGCCGACTCCGAGGCCGAGGCCGAAATCGTCGGCGTCCGCGGCTCGATCCAGGAGATTACCGAGCGCAAGGAACGCGAGCGAGAGCTTCGAGAAACCAACGAACGGCTCAACGCGATCATCGAGGCGTCACCGGCGGCGCTGATCGCGCTCGACCGCGAGGAGAACGTGACGCTCTGGAACCCCGCGGCCGAGCGCATCTTCGGGTGGAGCGAGTCGGAAGTCCGGGACGGATCCCTGCCGATCGTCCCCGACGACCGCACCGATCACCGGCCGCTCTTCGAGCGCGTGCTCGAGGGCGAGACGGTCGCCGGACTCGAGACGAAACGGCGCCGGAAGGACGGGACGGTGATCGACGTGAGCTTCTCGGCCGCGCCGATCCACAACGCGGAGGGCGAGATCGTCGGCACCATGGGCGCTCTCGAGGACATCACCGACCGCAAGGAGCGCGAGCGACGACTGGAGACGACGACGGCGCGACTCGAGGCGCTGTTCGAGGACTCCCCGGACATCATCAACGTCCTCGATGCAGCGGGGACGATCGTCGAGTCGAACCGCCGCTTCAGTGACGAACTGGGGTACGACGAAGGCGACCTGCTCGGAACGAAAATCTGGGAACACGACGAGTTGTTCGACGCGGACGGCGTCCGCGCGGTGCTCGAGGAGATGGCGGTCGGCGAGCGCCGGAAGTTCGAGGGGCGGTTCCGCCGCCGCGACGGATCGACGTTCCCGATCGAAGTCCACCTCATACGACTCGATCTGGAGTCCGAAAACCGCTTCCTGGGGATCTGCCGCGACATCACCGAGCGCAAGCGGCGCGAACAGGACCTCCGGGAGACGAAGCGGCGACTCGAACTGGCGCTAGAGGGGACCAACACCGGACTCTGGGAGTGGAACGTCGACACCGACGAGATCGAGTGGAGCGCGACGCTCGAGCGGCTGGTCGGGCTCGAGCCGGGGGAGTTCGGCGGCACCTACGAGGCGTTCAAGCGACGCGTCCACCCCGACGACGTCGATCGCGTGGAGGGGGCGCTCGATACGGCCGTCGAGGAGCGCGAACTGTACCGGATCGAGTTCCGGATGCAACACGAGGACGGCGACTGGGTCTGGATCGGTGCCCGCGGTCGGCTCGTCAGCGAGATGGGCGGGCGGCGCATGATCGGTATCCTCAACGACGTCACCGAGCGTATCGAGTACGAACGGGAACTCGAGCGGATGACGCACCTGCTCGAGCGGGTCCAGCGAATGGCCAACATCGGCGGCTGGGAACTCGACGTCACCGACGAACCCCAACTCGCGATCTGGTCCGACGAACTGTACCGGCTCCACGATTTGCCCCGCGACGTCGACCCGGATTTCGAGACGGCGCTCGCGTGCTACCACCCCGAGGACCGACCGCTCGTCCGCGAGGAACTCGAGCGGGCGCTCGAGACCGAGACGGCGTACGAGCTCGAGGCGCGGATCCGAACCGACGCGGGCGAAAACAAGTGGGTGCGAGCGATCGGCGAACCGATCCACGAGAACGGCGACCTCGTCGCCTACCGCGGGGCGCTACAGGATATCACCGCCCAGAAGGAGCGCGAGCGGACCCTGGAGTCACTTACGGAGACCGCGCGGCGGCTGCTCAACGCGACGACGGAACCGGCGGTCGCCGAACTGGCCGCGGAGACGGCGACCGAGTTGCTCGACGCGGCCAGCGCCGGCGTCTACCTGCTCGATTCCGAAACGAACCGGTTCGAACCGGTCGCGTCGGCCGGTCACTTCGCCGACCGAACCGGCGGCGCGCCGTCGGTCGCCGTCGGCGGCGACTCCCTGCTCTGGAACACCTACGTGACCGGCACCCAGACGGTCGTCGACGCCGGCAGCAGCGCAGACGGAACGCCGCTGTTCGGCGACGACGCCTCGAGCGGGTTGCTCGTGCCGCTGGGCGAGCACGGCGTGTTCGTCCTGCTGGCGCCGCCGGCGGCGATCGACGACGAAACCAGACGGCTGTTCGAAACGCTCGTCGCGACCGTCGAAGCGGCCTTCGACCGCCTCGAGAGCGAGGCGAGCCTGCGGGAGCGCGACGCGGAACTCGAGGCACGAAACCGGCGGCTCAGGCGCCAGATCGCGATCACCGACCTCATTCGACGGATCGACCGGTCGCTGATCGGCGCCGAGAGCCGCGCCGAGATCGAACGCACCGTCCCCGAACGGCTGGTCGAAGCCGACGACATCGCGTTCGCGTGGATCGGCGCCACCGATCCCGGCGAGACGACGCTCGAGCCCAGAAGCTGGGCCGGGACCAGCCCCGAGTACCTGGACGCGGTCTCGCTCGAGTTGTCGTCGGGAACGGAGCCGGCCGTCCGAACCGCCCGCACCGAGACGCCGACGGTTGTCGAAAACGTCGTCGACGACCTGCAGGAGGGGGCGTGGCGAACGACCGCACTCAACGAAGGACTGCAGTCGGCTATCGCCGTCCCGCTCGAGTTCGAGGAGTACGGCTACGGCGTGCTGGCCGTCTACGCCGACGAGCCCGACGCGTTCACGGATCTCGAGCGGACGGTGTTCGAAGAGCTCGGCGAGGGAATCGCGAACGCGATCAACGCGGTCCAGACCAGGGAGGCGCTCCACGCCGAGTCGGTCGTCGAACTCACGCTCGAGTTCGCGGACGCGGACGACGTGCTGTCCCGGATCGCCGAGGGCGCCGACGCGGGGGTCACGTACGAGGGGCTAAGCACCAGTTCCGAGGAGGAGGCGCTGTTGTTCTTCACGGTCGAGAGGCCAGGTATTGACGACGATGACGCCGCCGAGAACGGTGACACGGAAGACGCCGCGTCCGTCGTCCGCGACGTCCTCGAGGACCTCGTCGCCGTCACCGACTACCGCGTGATCACCGAGACGGACGACGGCTGGCTCGTCGAAGCGACCGCCGCCGGCGACGTGCTCGCCTCGCGCCTCGTTCGCCACGGGGCCAGCCCGCGTTCGATCGAAGCCGACGGCGACCGCACCGTCGTCACGGCCGACGTGCCGCCCGGCACCGACGTCCGCGAGTTCGTCGAGATGCTCGCCGATCGGTATCCGAGCGTCGACCTCCGATCGCAGCGCCACGTCCAGCGCGACACCCATACCCGTCGGGAACTGGTCGCGTCGCTACTCGAGCCGCTCACGGAGCGACAGCTCGAGGTGCTCCGGACGGCCTACTTCGCGGGCTTCTTCGAGTGGCCCCGCGAGAGCACCGGCGAAGAAGTCGCCGCGTTGCTGGACGTAACCCAGCCGACGGTCAACCGCCACCTCCGGCTGGCTCAGCAGCGGCTCCTCTCGCAGTTGTTCGAGACCGAGGCGCGGCCGTTCGGCGACGAGACATAA
- a CDS encoding HalOD1 output domain-containing protein, translating to MPESTLDVTHDSPSLRIIDALADATDTDPLELGPLYDVVDPEALDRFLEADPTGEATVAFGYDGHSVEVRSDGAIAIDGTIYDECA from the coding sequence ATGCCCGAATCCACGCTCGACGTCACGCACGATTCGCCCAGTCTCCGGATCATCGACGCCCTCGCAGACGCAACCGACACCGATCCGCTCGAGCTCGGCCCGCTCTACGACGTCGTCGATCCCGAAGCGCTGGACCGGTTCCTCGAGGCCGATCCGACCGGCGAAGCCACCGTGGCGTTCGGCTACGACGGCCACAGCGTCGAAGTTCGAAGCGACGGCGCCATCGCCATCGACGGGACGATCTACGATGAGTGCGCGTAA
- a CDS encoding PAS domain-containing protein has protein sequence MQEFSTAALGPDLQTRHADITVLVATHRSSLERAAARLEAALCDVYDSDADVDVDLRTLPSFSAPESTPTLLERLADADCLVLEQAASESSAADADVAAVLEAVRRRYPSRPAIVVSDAPPDDGSTPVTDAVRSYRFIDHVRTADLVTTDAVADDPRCDRAYERLARRVRSAIARRRLDGLSTRLLAGIQLSQDAIAVAGPDGRLEAANCWFAAQFGYEHETLCGRSWTDFFTAEAVAHLEATAIPTAADGWRWTGTCTGRRRSGEPIPVRVRLAGLEDGSLVFVVESAVDEDDGESADGEESVLDGEP, from the coding sequence ATGCAAGAGTTCTCGACGGCCGCTCTCGGCCCCGATCTGCAGACGCGACACGCCGACATCACGGTCCTCGTCGCGACGCATCGCTCGTCGCTCGAGCGAGCAGCGGCCCGACTCGAAGCGGCGCTGTGCGACGTCTACGATAGCGACGCCGACGTCGACGTCGACCTCCGGACGCTCCCGTCGTTCTCCGCGCCGGAGTCGACGCCGACGCTGCTCGAGCGACTGGCCGACGCGGACTGTCTCGTCCTCGAGCAGGCCGCGTCCGAGTCGTCGGCCGCAGACGCAGACGTCGCCGCCGTTCTCGAGGCGGTCCGACGCCGATATCCGTCGCGTCCGGCGATCGTCGTCTCGGACGCGCCGCCGGACGACGGCTCGACGCCCGTCACCGATGCCGTCCGATCGTACCGGTTCATCGACCACGTTCGAACGGCGGACCTCGTCACGACCGATGCCGTCGCCGACGACCCACGGTGCGACCGCGCCTACGAGCGACTGGCCCGTCGCGTTCGCTCGGCCATCGCCCGCCGCCGACTCGACGGCCTGTCGACGCGGTTGCTCGCCGGGATTCAGCTCTCCCAGGACGCGATCGCCGTCGCCGGTCCCGACGGCCGACTCGAGGCCGCGAACTGCTGGTTCGCGGCGCAGTTCGGCTACGAACACGAGACGCTGTGCGGGCGCTCCTGGACGGACTTTTTCACCGCCGAGGCCGTCGCGCACCTCGAGGCGACCGCGATCCCGACCGCGGCCGACGGGTGGCGCTGGACCGGCACCTGCACCGGTCGCCGCCGGTCCGGCGAACCGATTCCGGTCCGGGTTCGGCTCGCCGGCCTCGAGGACGGCAGTCTCGTCTTCGTCGTCGAATCCGCTGTCGACGAGGACGATGGCGAGAGTGCTGACGGCGAGGAGTCCGTGCTCGACGGCGAACCCTAA
- a CDS encoding adenosylhomocysteinase, with amino-acid sequence MTELDIESEYPPISEQLEDLESAREEGRRKMDWAAQHMPILESVREEFVAEQPFAGERIAMAMHVEAKTAMLVETLAEGGAEVAVTGCNPLSTHDDVSAALDTHENITSYAKRGVDDEEYYAAIEAVIAHEPTITVDDGMDLVAAIHEDYPELIDGIIGGCEETTTGVHRLRAMDDDGALEYPVFAVNDTPMKRLFDNVHGTGESSLASIAMTTNLSWAGKNVVVAGYGYCGKGVAKKAAGQNANVIVTEVEPRRALEAHMEGYDVMPMDEAAEVGDVFLTTTGNRDVVVEEHFEKMKDGVLLANAGHFDIEIDLDALDDLAVDRYEARDGVEAYEMADGRRLNVIAEGRLVNLAAPISLGHPVEVMDQSFGVQAVCVREMLENGDEYGPGVHDVPDELDKEIAEIKLEAEGVEFDSLTDTQRDYMDSWDHGT; translated from the coding sequence ATGACCGAACTCGATATCGAATCCGAGTATCCGCCGATCAGCGAGCAACTCGAGGACCTCGAGTCGGCCCGGGAGGAGGGCCGTCGCAAGATGGACTGGGCCGCCCAGCACATGCCCATCCTCGAGTCCGTTCGCGAGGAGTTCGTCGCCGAGCAGCCCTTCGCGGGCGAGCGCATCGCGATGGCGATGCACGTCGAGGCGAAGACGGCGATGCTGGTCGAGACGCTCGCGGAGGGCGGGGCCGAAGTGGCAGTGACGGGCTGCAACCCGCTCTCGACCCACGACGACGTCTCGGCGGCGCTTGACACCCACGAGAACATCACCAGCTACGCCAAACGCGGCGTCGACGACGAGGAGTACTACGCCGCGATCGAGGCCGTCATCGCCCACGAGCCGACGATCACCGTCGACGACGGGATGGACCTCGTCGCCGCGATCCACGAGGACTACCCCGAACTGATCGACGGCATTATCGGCGGCTGCGAGGAGACGACCACTGGCGTCCACCGCCTTCGTGCGATGGACGACGACGGGGCGCTCGAGTACCCCGTCTTCGCGGTCAACGACACGCCGATGAAGCGGCTGTTCGACAACGTCCACGGGACCGGCGAGTCTTCCCTCGCCTCTATTGCGATGACCACGAACCTCTCGTGGGCCGGCAAGAACGTCGTCGTCGCCGGCTACGGCTACTGCGGCAAGGGCGTCGCGAAGAAGGCCGCCGGCCAGAACGCGAACGTCATCGTCACCGAAGTCGAGCCCCGCCGCGCCCTCGAGGCCCACATGGAGGGGTACGACGTGATGCCGATGGACGAGGCCGCCGAGGTCGGCGACGTCTTCCTGACGACGACCGGCAACCGCGACGTCGTCGTCGAGGAACACTTCGAGAAGATGAAAGACGGCGTCCTGCTGGCCAACGCGGGCCACTTCGACATCGAGATCGACCTGGACGCGCTCGACGACCTCGCGGTCGACCGCTACGAGGCCCGCGACGGCGTCGAGGCCTACGAGATGGCCGACGGCCGGCGGCTGAACGTCATCGCCGAGGGTCGGCTCGTGAACCTCGCCGCCCCGATCTCGCTGGGCCACCCGGTCGAGGTCATGGACCAGAGCTTCGGCGTGCAGGCCGTCTGCGTCCGCGAGATGCTCGAGAACGGCGACGAGTACGGCCCCGGCGTCCACGACGTGCCGGACGAACTCGACAAGGAAATCGCGGAGATCAAACTCGAGGCCGAGGGCGTCGAGTTCGACTCGCTGACCGACACCCAGCGCGACTACATGGATAGCTGGGATCACGGGACGTAA
- a CDS encoding Ig-like domain-containing protein codes for MRNAKPLAVMLAAALLLSVLFAGGGIATVAAANESVDPAINVAQDTDATVTVTDANADNEPVAGATVDVTLADGEEASYADTGTYTTDEDGTVTLDAPTDNESVDVAITATVNGSTAETTATLEPLSELEVDNFGALVSQFVEQQRNETDGPLGLAVADFVVENNPGNAPDHAGPPDHAGPPGDDDDDDKQGPPEHAGQSDGDDDKKQGPPDHAGPSDDDDDESDDEDEDDSDESDDDDDGNNGNGNGNAGNGGGPPDNAGPN; via the coding sequence ATGAGGAACGCAAAACCACTCGCAGTGATGCTGGCGGCAGCGTTGCTGCTGTCCGTTCTTTTCGCGGGCGGCGGCATCGCAACAGTCGCTGCAGCGAACGAGAGCGTTGATCCTGCGATCAACGTCGCACAGGATACCGACGCGACCGTGACGGTCACGGACGCGAACGCGGATAACGAACCCGTCGCGGGCGCGACCGTCGACGTGACCCTCGCCGACGGCGAAGAGGCCTCGTACGCGGACACGGGTACGTACACCACCGACGAGGACGGTACTGTCACCCTCGATGCGCCGACCGACAACGAGAGCGTCGACGTGGCGATCACCGCAACGGTCAACGGCAGCACCGCCGAGACGACGGCCACCCTCGAGCCGCTGAGCGAACTCGAGGTCGACAACTTCGGTGCGCTGGTCTCGCAGTTCGTCGAGCAACAGCGCAACGAGACCGACGGGCCGCTCGGCCTCGCCGTGGCGGACTTCGTCGTCGAGAACAACCCCGGTAACGCCCCCGATCACGCTGGGCCGCCGGACCACGCGGGCCCGCCGGGTGACGACGACGATGACGACAAGCAGGGGCCGCCGGAACACGCCGGGCAGTCGGACGGCGATGACGACAAGAAGCAGGGGCCGCCGGACCACGCTGGCCCGTCGGACGACGATGACGATGAATCGGACGACGAAGACGAGGACGACAGCGACGAGTCGGACGATGATGACGACGGGAACAACGGTAACGGCAACGGAAATGCCGGCAATGGTGGCGGACCGCCGGACAACGCCGGCCCGAACTGA